From Rutidosis leptorrhynchoides isolate AG116_Rl617_1_P2 chromosome 3, CSIRO_AGI_Rlap_v1, whole genome shotgun sequence, a single genomic window includes:
- the LOC139896967 gene encoding phosphatidylinositol 4-kinase gamma 7-like: MSADRDSPVQTQMAVAAFRSSLGRSRIEGLKATGRRRVFVQTETGCVLGMELDRSDNAHMVKRRLQIALNVPFEESSLSFGDMVLNNDLSAVRNDSPLLFTRKVLHRSSSTPCLSPRDLQPKDQGRPVEILGHTGSFVRTKQLVDEVVNAIETGVEPVPVYGGLGGAYYFKNIKGESVAIVKPTDEEPFAPNNPKGFVGKALGQPGLKRSVRVGETGFREVAAYLLDYDHFANVPPTALVKITHSIFNVNDDVSGNINNNSKKIQRKKKLYSKIASLQQFIPHDFDASDHGTSSFPVSAVHRIGILDIRIFNTDRHAGNLLVRKVKNDDVGRFSEVELIPIDHGLCLPENLEDPYFEWIHWPQASIPFSEDELEYIEKLDPYSDADMLKTELPMIREACLRVLILCTIFLKEAASYGLCLAEIGEMMSREFRRGEEEPSELEVLFMEARKILSEKEAEMVVSPNLETEEDGFHFEIDCDESAFDVTPKFLNEPFVNSSLPFQFGYGRNPLSKLEEAIEEEESDEETDKVVIPASEVVPSVSKLSVSLKNSCSLGDNSWKTKAESNGFVAVNSSSGHKSANELLPAGATFATFNDMNEDEWGAFLEIFQDLIHTAFAKRKSIAMGHRQRQRLGTSCQF; the protein is encoded by the coding sequence ATGTCTGCTGACAGGGACAGCCCAGTTCAAACCCAAATGGCTGTAGCGGCATTTAGAAGTTCTTTAGGGAGGAGTAGGATTGAAGGGCTGAAAGCGACTGGCAGAAGACGTGTGTTTGTTCAAACTGAAACGGGCTGTGTGTTAGGAATGGAGCTAGATCGAAGCGATAACGCTCATATGGTAAAACGAAGGTTACAGATAGCTTTAAATGTTCCATTTGAAGAGAGTTCTTTAAGTTTTGGGGATATGGTTTTGAACAACGATCTTAGTGCTGTTCGTAATGATTCCCCGCTGCTTTTTACCCGAAAAGTCCTACATCGAAGTTCTTCAACACCTTGTTTGTCTCCTAGAGATTTACAACCGAAAGATCAGGGTCGACCCGTTGAGATTTTGGGTCATACGGGTAGTTTTGTGAGAACAAAACAACTCGTTGATGAAGTTGTGAATGCGATTGAGACTGGTGTTGAACCGGTTCCTGTATACGGTGGGCTTGGTGGTGCATAttatttcaaaaatataaaaggtgAGAGTGTTGCAATAGTGAAACCGACAGATGAAGAACCGTTTGCTCCAAATAACCCGAAAGGGTTTGTGGGTAAAGCTCTGGGTCAACCCGGGTTGAAACGTTCGGTTCGTGTTGGTGAAACGGGTTTTCGAGAGGTGGCTGCTTACCTTCTTGATTATGATCATTTCGCTAATGTGCCTCCAACTGCATTGGTTAAAATCACGCATTCGATATTCAATGTCAACGATGATGTCAGTGGAAACATCAACAATAATAGTAAGAAGATTCAAAGAAAAAAGAAACTTTATAGCAAAATTGCTTCATTACAACAGTTCATCCCACACGATTTTGATGCTAGTGATCATGGTACGTCGAGTTTCCCGGTATCCGCGGTTCATCGAATTGGTATATTAGATATACGAATTTTCAATACGGATCGACATGCAGGGAATCTACTAGTTAGAAAGGTGAAAAATGATGATGTTGGGAGATTTAGTGAAGTTGAACTTATACCCATCGATCACGGTCTATGTTTACCTGAAAATTTAGAGGATCCTTATTTCGAGTGGATTCATTGGCCCCAAGCATCAATCCCGTTTTCAGAGGATGAACTCGAGTACATCGAAAAGCTCGATCCAtatagtgatgcagacatgttaaAAACCGAACTTCCAATGATACGAGAAGCTTGTTTACGGGTTCTGATTCTCTGCACGATTTTCCTCAAGGAAGCTGCTTCTTATGGTTTGTGTCTTGCTGAGATCGGTGAGATGATGAGCCGGGAATTTCGACGTGGTGAAGAGGAACCGAGTGAGCTCGAGGTGTTATTTATGGAAGCTCGGAAAATTTTATCCGAAAAAGAGGCTGAAATGGTGGTTTCTCCAAATCTTGAAACAGAAGAAGATGGATTCCATTTTGAAATTGACTGTGATGAGTCAGCGTTTGACGTGACTCCAAAATTTTTAAACGAACCCTTCGTGAACAGTTCTCTTCCTTTCCAATTTGGGTATGGGCGAAACCCGCTTTCTAAGCTTGAAGAAGCCATCGAGGAGGAAGAAAGTGATGAGGAAACTGATAAAGTTGTAATCCCTGCATCGGAGGTGGTACCTTCTGTTTCAAAGCTTTCAGTTTCGCTGAAGAACAGCTGCAGTTTAGGTGATAACAGTTGGAAAACGAAAGCAGAAAGCAATGGTTTTGTGGCGGTGAATTCATCATCTGGACACAAGAGCGCGAATGAGCTGCTGCCAGCTGGTGCTACTTTTGCGACGTTCAATGATATGAACGAAGATGAATGGGGTGCGTTTCTTGAAATTTTTCAAGATCTGATTCACACAGCATTTGCTAAGCGCAAGTCAATCGCAATGGGACATAGGCAGAGACAGAGGCTCGGAACTTCATGCCAGTTTTGA
- the LOC139900572 gene encoding uncharacterized protein, which translates to MLSKILANKIRKIIPWLLGDEQSTFISDRYILDGVLVTLETLDDLKAKKKKSFIFKVDFEKAFYCIEWNFLTDIMTFMSFGIKWIKWIQSCLTSTSISVLVNGLPTDQFSPKRIGKHDKSVLHILASSLVFKERKLQRLTEEKGKIILSGLN; encoded by the coding sequence ATGCTATCGAAAATTTTGGCCAATAAAATTAGAAAAATAATCCCGTGGTTACTAGGTGATGAACAAAGCACCTTTATAAGCGATAGATACATTCTTGATGGCGTTCTCGTGACCCTTGAAACATTAGATGATTTAAAAGCTAAAAAGAAAAAAAGTTTTATCTTTAAGGTTGATTTTGAAAAAGCTTTTTATTGCATCGAATGGAACTTTCTCACTGATATAATGACTTTCATGAGTTTCGGGATTAAATGGATCAAATGGATCCAATCTTGTTTGACATCGACTTCCATTTCCGTCCTTGTTAATGGCTTACCAACAGACCAATTTTCCCCCAAAAGAATTGGGAAGCATGATAAGTCTGTACTCCACATTCTAGCTTCATCCTTGGTTTTCAAAGAAAGGAAACTTCAAAGACTGACAGAAGAGAAAGGTAAGATAATTCTTTCTGGCCTTAACTGA